Proteins from one Leptonema illini DSM 21528 genomic window:
- a CDS encoding UDP-N-acetylmuramate--L-alanine ligase, translating to MRIHLIGVGGAAMGNLAAMLKEAGHTITGSDQALYPPMSDRLKEWNIEAGPFDRSRIYSDGRAHADLYIVGNVISRGNIELEEVLDHNLPLTSMSGALYDFFLKGRRVQVIAGTHGKTTTSFLLHHILHHAGRKPGLFAGGIRADGHPGYALPGAELFVIEGDEYDTAFFDKGPKFLHYRPTDLVLTHVEFDHADIYENFEAYKRAFRLLLRWIPSTGNVAAFAGSSGVREVMKSLPAGQSLWYGSAADGDLLDQVGTPTGFSGFRREARRIYLDGIGDADVPFIGAHNTANALGAALIARQLGVSGEKILEALSNFPGVLRRQQIRRQVGTPTGKEIVFMEDFAHHPTAVQVTVDAARQAYPHHHIIGLFEPRSATSHRNTFQKEYEQAFSALDEAFLTDVFNPGKVASDERLDVAGLVESLKQSGRSAHFAASPDQLFEQLKDHLQKGVGVPTLILAMSNGGFGGIYSKIDALIDALQKG from the coding sequence GCGGCCATGGGCAACCTGGCCGCCATGTTAAAAGAGGCCGGCCATACGATCACCGGCTCTGATCAGGCCCTCTATCCTCCGATGTCGGACCGGCTTAAAGAATGGAACATCGAGGCCGGTCCGTTCGATCGCAGCCGCATCTATTCGGACGGCAGAGCGCATGCCGATCTGTATATCGTCGGCAACGTCATCTCACGCGGCAATATCGAACTGGAAGAGGTGCTCGATCATAACCTGCCTCTTACAAGCATGTCGGGAGCGCTCTACGATTTCTTCTTAAAAGGACGCCGTGTGCAGGTCATCGCCGGCACACACGGCAAGACGACGACATCGTTCCTGCTACATCACATCCTGCATCATGCGGGACGCAAGCCCGGCCTCTTTGCCGGAGGCATCCGCGCCGATGGGCATCCGGGGTATGCTCTGCCCGGAGCCGAGCTTTTCGTGATCGAAGGCGACGAGTATGACACGGCCTTCTTTGATAAAGGGCCGAAGTTCCTGCATTACCGACCGACCGATCTGGTGCTCACGCATGTTGAGTTCGATCATGCCGATATCTACGAAAACTTCGAGGCCTACAAGCGCGCCTTCCGTCTGCTGCTGCGCTGGATTCCGTCGACGGGCAACGTCGCCGCCTTTGCCGGGTCGTCTGGCGTGCGCGAGGTGATGAAGTCGCTGCCGGCGGGGCAGTCTCTCTGGTATGGATCTGCGGCAGATGGGGATCTGCTGGATCAGGTCGGAACTCCGACCGGATTTTCGGGCTTTCGTCGGGAGGCCCGGCGCATCTACCTTGATGGAATCGGAGATGCCGACGTCCCCTTTATCGGCGCCCACAACACGGCAAACGCCCTCGGCGCTGCCTTGATCGCCCGGCAGCTCGGCGTTTCGGGCGAAAAGATCCTCGAAGCGCTGAGCAACTTCCCCGGCGTGCTGCGGCGACAGCAGATCCGCCGGCAGGTCGGAACTCCGACGGGAAAAGAGATCGTCTTTATGGAGGATTTCGCCCATCATCCGACCGCTGTGCAGGTCACCGTAGACGCCGCCAGGCAGGCGTATCCGCATCATCACATCATCGGGCTTTTTGAGCCCCGCAGCGCCACCTCGCATCGCAACACCTTTCAGAAAGAGTATGAACAGGCCTTCTCGGCCCTCGACGAGGCCTTTCTCACCGATGTATTCAATCCGGGCAAGGTAGCGTCTGATGAAAGGCTGGACGTGGCGGGGCTGGTGGAGTCGCTCAAGCAGTCGGGGCGGAGCGCGCATTTTGCCGCATCGCCCGATCAGCTGTTCGAGCAGCTTAAGGACCATCTGCAAAAAGGCGTCGGAGTTCCGACCTTGATCCTCGCCATGTCAAACGGCGGATTTGGAGGCATCTATTCAAAGATCGATGCCCTTATAGACGCCTTACAGAAGGGTTGA
- a CDS encoding FMN-binding protein: MHRTLSKSHGLFAPRRWLAGLLLVSLALPAAAQARVYTTPEQALEQAFGKNYEKKRLHLYPAQKEAIEKKIGRDVKSRLYTVYVGFDANKRTTGYGFFHTERVRTKEQTLFIVVTPDEKIRDVVLISFYEPDDYAPTDRWLKLLLGKSKSDALTPGVDLPAISGATLTTRSSADTAKLALALTVYAKQL; this comes from the coding sequence ATGCACAGAACTCTCTCGAAATCTCACGGCCTCTTTGCGCCGCGGCGCTGGCTCGCTGGCCTTTTACTTGTCTCGCTCGCCCTGCCCGCCGCCGCCCAGGCCCGGGTATACACAACTCCCGAACAGGCGCTTGAGCAGGCCTTTGGCAAGAACTACGAAAAGAAGCGGCTGCATCTGTATCCGGCGCAGAAAGAGGCCATCGAGAAGAAGATCGGCCGTGACGTAAAAAGCCGACTCTACACCGTCTATGTCGGATTCGACGCAAACAAAAGGACGACGGGCTATGGCTTCTTTCATACCGAGCGCGTCCGCACAAAAGAACAGACGCTTTTCATCGTCGTCACGCCCGACGAGAAAATCCGCGACGTCGTGCTCATCAGCTTCTACGAACCCGACGACTATGCGCCCACCGATCGCTGGCTGAAGCTACTGCTCGGCAAATCGAAATCCGACGCGCTAACGCCCGGCGTCGATCTGCCCGCCATCAGCGGAGCGACGTTAACCACACGCAGCTCGGCCGATACGGCGAAGCTTGCCCTGGCCCTGACTGTTTACGCGAAGCAACTATGA
- the lsa33 gene encoding surface adhesin Lsa33 codes for MKSNVLRRRAAALAVTFALVTGVIACKDKATPADLQGAILTAVSGQVTLIKGDTKTTVTADKLYSKEAMLLSGMILETGKDGKVDMQFQTGTQLRVGPSSRIKLENAQVLTGENFSQTLIRIDSGSLYTKVNRLEKGSSFSLITPTATASVRGTDFLTKVEEGESSVLVQDGAVAVTDDEFKKEEVVEGGNKAEVDNASVDVKPLDEEDKKELQEYGSNIQGITEQGRQQINSILQTFEENKAEIMKAIEGQKEANKELIEGQKENNRKLIEGQLESNRQLMEQQKERDREAKEAIESQGKEDVKKNVEEGRQGIEEQKSQKPTNTQSETQSELDRIKQQKPGN; via the coding sequence ATGAAATCCAACGTTCTTCGCCGCAGAGCTGCGGCGCTTGCAGTGACATTTGCACTTGTTACAGGCGTGATCGCTTGCAAAGATAAAGCGACTCCGGCCGATCTCCAGGGCGCCATCCTGACTGCCGTCAGCGGACAGGTGACGCTGATCAAAGGAGATACGAAAACGACGGTAACGGCCGACAAGCTCTACTCAAAAGAGGCCATGCTTCTCAGCGGAATGATTCTCGAAACGGGAAAAGACGGCAAGGTAGACATGCAGTTCCAGACAGGCACGCAGCTCCGTGTCGGACCTTCCAGCCGCATCAAACTCGAAAACGCTCAGGTACTTACGGGCGAGAACTTCTCGCAGACGCTCATCCGCATCGACTCGGGCTCGCTTTATACAAAGGTGAATCGCCTTGAGAAGGGCTCGTCGTTCTCGCTCATCACTCCGACGGCGACGGCATCGGTGCGCGGCACGGACTTTCTCACGAAGGTTGAAGAAGGCGAATCCAGCGTTCTCGTACAGGACGGCGCCGTTGCCGTAACCGACGATGAATTCAAGAAGGAAGAGGTCGTCGAAGGCGGCAATAAGGCCGAGGTCGACAATGCCAGCGTCGACGTGAAGCCTCTTGATGAAGAGGATAAGAAAGAGCTTCAGGAATACGGCTCGAATATCCAGGGCATCACCGAACAGGGACGTCAGCAGATCAACAGCATCTTACAGACCTTCGAAGAGAACAAGGCTGAGATCATGAAGGCCATCGAAGGACAGAAAGAGGCCAACAAAGAACTGATCGAAGGCCAGAAGGAAAACAACCGAAAGCTTATAGAAGGACAGCTCGAATCCAACCGTCAGCTGATGGAACAGCAGAAGGAACGCGACCGTGAGGCAAAAGAAGCCATTGAGTCGCAGGGCAAAGAGGATGTGAAGAAGAACGTCGAAGAAGGCCGTCAGGGCATCGAAGAGCAGAAAAGCCAGAAGCCGACGAATACACAGTCCGAAACGCAAAGCGAGCTTGATCGCATCAAGCAGCAAAAGCCCGGTAACTGA
- a CDS encoding DNA/RNA non-specific endonuclease codes for MEKEWQTALDRGSEVTVDIKPTYPGNSLRPDSIEILYAIDNKRYWRSFENVSALQ; via the coding sequence TTGGAAAAAGAATGGCAAACTGCGCTCGATAGGGGAAGTGAGGTTACGGTTGATATCAAACCAACTTATCCTGGAAACTCACTTCGCCCGGATTCGATCGAAATACTATACGCGATTGATAATAAGCGATACTGGCGAAGCTTTGAGAATGTCTCTGCACTACAGTGA
- a CDS encoding addiction module protein — translation MAKMTLEEVREAVKELSEEEQEILYLYLAGAMGKETPEHEKAWQGEIERRVTEIQSGSAVLYDGDEVMAEVRALVDEKI, via the coding sequence ATGGCGAAGATGACACTGGAAGAAGTGAGAGAAGCCGTGAAGGAGCTGAGCGAAGAAGAGCAGGAGATCCTTTACCTGTATCTTGCCGGCGCAATGGGAAAAGAGACTCCTGAACATGAAAAAGCCTGGCAGGGAGAAATCGAGCGGCGTGTGACAGAGATTCAATCCGGATCCGCGGTTCTTTATGATGGCGATGAAGTGATGGCAGAGGTCCGAGCGCTGGTAGATGAAAAGATATAA
- a CDS encoding type II toxin-antitoxin system RelE/ParE family toxin, translated as MKRYKFGEHARQELILTTKGYRAISASLSRRFVKEFQATLSTIRQFPEIGVQSYGGAQKFHLDVFKYTIVYIVLDDIVHIVAVAPQRKKPGYWKDRLRNIHQ; from the coding sequence ATGAAAAGATATAAATTCGGCGAACATGCAAGGCAAGAGCTGATCTTAACGACAAAAGGTTATCGGGCAATATCCGCTTCACTCAGCAGACGATTTGTCAAGGAATTCCAAGCTACTCTATCAACGATACGTCAGTTTCCCGAGATCGGGGTCCAGAGTTACGGCGGTGCACAGAAATTTCATCTTGATGTTTTCAAATATACAATTGTGTATATCGTGTTAGATGATATTGTTCATATCGTTGCCGTTGCCCCTCAGAGAAAAAAACCGGGTTACTGGAAAGATCGCCTGAGGAACATACATCAATAA
- a CDS encoding addiction module protein, with protein sequence MRKTLAEIEKDIKDLTISEKELLVDELLLDIDQTPRAEVDRLRHELIKRRYADVIEGRVQGVDGDAVVERIRTKLNEKN encoded by the coding sequence ATGAGAAAGACTCTGGCAGAAATAGAAAAGGATATAAAAGATCTAACCATTTCGGAAAAAGAATTACTTGTGGACGAACTTCTTCTTGACATTGATCAAACTCCACGGGCAGAAGTAGACCGGTTACGTCATGAGCTTATCAAGCGACGTTATGCTGATGTTATCGAAGGCAGAGTTCAAGGCGTTGATGGCGACGCAGTAGTTGAAAGAATCAGAACAAAGCTAAATGAAAAGAATTGA
- a CDS encoding type II toxin-antitoxin system RelE/ParE family toxin, translating to MKRIELHPEAEEDVEQAVSYYEERRSGYGSKFLDNYVSATSFIRQFPESGTRYYERVLFTTLNDFPYSIFYLNLERSIFVLAVIHDRRRPGFWLDRLKGAQFD from the coding sequence ATGAAAAGAATTGAACTCCATCCAGAAGCCGAAGAGGATGTCGAGCAAGCAGTCAGTTACTATGAAGAAAGAAGGTCGGGTTACGGGAGCAAATTTCTTGATAATTATGTAAGCGCTACAAGTTTTATCCGGCAATTCCCCGAGTCCGGAACCCGGTATTACGAAAGGGTATTGTTTACCACACTGAATGATTTTCCCTATTCTATTTTCTATTTGAATCTTGAAAGAAGCATCTTTGTTCTTGCTGTTATCCATGATAGACGCCGACCCGGTTTCTGGCTTGATCGCCTGAAGGGTGCTCAGTTCGACTAA
- a CDS encoding addiction module protein encodes MATLKQAEQIVNELSESDRRALLQKLIDRVDPVSPEIEKAWLDESRSRLEAMRDGTLELIDEEEAFSRAFKSLDGKS; translated from the coding sequence ATGGCGACACTGAAACAGGCAGAGCAGATTGTCAATGAATTGTCCGAGTCCGACAGGAGAGCCCTACTACAGAAACTCATCGACAGAGTCGATCCAGTTAGTCCAGAAATAGAAAAAGCATGGCTTGACGAATCGCGGAGCCGCCTTGAAGCGATGCGTGACGGTACGCTTGAATTAATTGATGAAGAAGAAGCTTTCTCGCGGGCCTTCAAGTCTTTAGATGGAAAATCTTAA
- a CDS encoding TetR/AcrR family transcriptional regulator has translation MTDLPETSPETDRQGKKRKNSQDRIFRSAVSVLAQKGYHNTRITDIARHAGVAYGLVYHYFGSKQNILEVILNEVGLRFNERLDRIAADEGSVREKLGRVADYMFDSYLANEDMIHLLVNEVVHGPGTERGIEIASDLIGRISRMISEGVQDGELHPGLEPQVIALSFFGSVQMLLTSLVAGYYDRRGQKRIAIVKSLKQQVRLLLQNGSYGSL, from the coding sequence GTGACAGACCTACCAGAAACATCCCCCGAAACCGATCGCCAGGGCAAGAAGCGCAAGAACAGCCAGGACCGAATCTTTCGATCCGCTGTATCGGTGCTTGCTCAAAAAGGCTACCACAATACGAGGATCACCGATATCGCACGCCATGCCGGCGTCGCCTACGGCCTTGTGTATCACTATTTCGGTTCGAAACAGAACATTCTCGAAGTCATCCTGAACGAGGTCGGATTGCGCTTTAACGAACGACTCGACCGCATCGCCGCCGACGAAGGCAGCGTGCGCGAGAAGCTGGGCCGCGTCGCCGACTACATGTTCGACTCCTATCTGGCGAACGAAGATATGATCCACCTGCTTGTGAACGAGGTCGTGCACGGGCCCGGCACGGAGCGCGGTATCGAGATCGCATCGGATCTGATCGGGCGCATCAGCCGCATGATCAGCGAAGGCGTTCAAGACGGCGAACTGCATCCAGGCCTTGAGCCGCAGGTGATCGCCCTGAGCTTCTTCGGATCGGTGCAGATGCTGTTAACCTCGCTTGTCGCCGGGTACTACGACCGCCGCGGACAGAAGCGCATCGCCATCGTCAAAAGCCTCAAACAACAGGTCAGATTACTGTTACAGAACGGCAGCTACGGGAGTCTCTGA
- a CDS encoding acyl-CoA dehydrogenase family protein has protein sequence MNFALNDDQLAFRDAVRRFAVEHVRPSVESRDAEERWDADIWSKMAAMGLLGLPFPVEYDGQGAGCLDTVLATEAFAEGSADGGLTLSWGAHSIIGSMPIVLCGTEEQKLRYLPALASGRMIAGLALTEPGSGSDAAGSMLSRAEKKGDRYILNGSKTFITNGPIGDLFTVMAVTQKSRGPMGISVFLVQRDFPGFRVGKRLKKMGMRTSTTSELFFDDVEIPEENLLSQMNSGFLRVGRATLEWERTVLVAGALGSLQYMIDEAVRHAKQREQFGEPIIRFQAIQEKIARARIALDTARLLVYRSALLKDQGKAAPLESSVGKVYATEAVIRSAYELGQVFGGYCFLAEYPIERMYRDARLSTIGGGTSEVMRSIIAAHLTANERLSA, from the coding sequence ATGAACTTCGCGCTGAACGACGATCAACTCGCCTTTCGCGATGCGGTGCGCCGCTTCGCCGTCGAGCACGTTCGTCCGAGCGTGGAGTCGCGAGATGCCGAAGAGCGGTGGGATGCCGATATCTGGTCGAAGATGGCGGCGATGGGCCTGCTCGGTCTGCCCTTTCCCGTCGAATACGACGGTCAGGGCGCCGGATGTCTTGATACCGTTCTGGCCACCGAGGCCTTTGCCGAAGGATCGGCAGACGGTGGGCTAACGCTTTCCTGGGGAGCCCATTCCATCATCGGCTCGATGCCCATCGTGCTCTGCGGCACCGAAGAACAGAAGCTCCGCTATCTGCCCGCCCTTGCTTCGGGCCGTATGATCGCCGGTCTTGCTTTAACCGAACCGGGCTCGGGCTCCGATGCGGCGGGTTCGATGCTCAGTCGCGCCGAGAAAAAAGGCGATCGCTATATTCTTAACGGCTCGAAGACGTTCATCACAAACGGTCCGATCGGCGACCTCTTTACCGTCATGGCCGTCACGCAGAAATCACGTGGACCTATGGGCATCTCGGTCTTTCTCGTGCAGCGCGACTTCCCCGGCTTTCGCGTCGGCAAGCGCCTGAAGAAGATGGGCATGCGCACCAGTACGACATCCGAGCTGTTCTTCGACGACGTTGAGATTCCCGAAGAGAACCTGCTCTCGCAGATGAACTCGGGATTCCTTCGCGTGGGCCGGGCGACGCTCGAATGGGAGCGCACGGTGCTCGTCGCCGGAGCGTTAGGCTCCTTACAGTATATGATCGACGAGGCCGTCCGTCATGCGAAGCAACGCGAGCAGTTCGGCGAGCCGATCATCCGCTTTCAGGCTATTCAGGAAAAGATCGCACGGGCCCGCATCGCCCTTGATACGGCGCGACTGCTTGTGTATCGGTCCGCACTGTTAAAGGATCAGGGTAAGGCCGCCCCGCTGGAATCGTCGGTGGGCAAGGTCTATGCGACCGAGGCCGTGATCCGCTCGGCCTACGAGCTCGGCCAGGTATTCGGCGGCTACTGCTTTCTGGCCGAGTATCCGATCGAACGCATGTATCGCGACGCCCGACTGTCGACGATCGGAGGCGGAACCTCAGAGGTGATGCGTTCGATCATCGCCGCACATCTCACTGCAAACGAACGCCTTTCGGCGTGA
- a CDS encoding acyl-CoA dehydrogenase family protein — translation MQTLTETLDYELDQGQREFLASFRRFLEAEIEPSVLDIEKTGIPRSHFAALGRFGYNGLLHEERFGGSDADHVTTMLAEIELAAVCGSTFFSVGASAGLYGIPLRFHGTEAQKERLLPALIKGELIGCLSVTEPQAGSDVQAIESAAVNHNGTILLKGRKTYITNAPMADRSLVLARYHDGNRDRGLTLFDVDLNAEGVHRSRPFEKMGLRGSKTGELTFDDVSLTEDSIVGTPGRGFLAVMQVFDVERLSMAAYATGVMRSCLEDSLAFSRSRKAFGKPLYKHQSVAFMLADMKTELDATMLYLLETAYLFDRAGGKSRLIHNGAVVDLSARASALKIQASEAGRKVANLAVQIHGGAGYMEEYRVCRLYRDVRLAEIGGGTTEIQKQIVARAEAKRVS, via the coding sequence ATGCAAACGTTAACTGAAACGCTCGACTATGAGCTTGACCAGGGACAGCGTGAATTCCTTGCCTCGTTCCGCCGCTTTTTAGAGGCCGAGATCGAGCCTTCCGTTCTTGATATCGAGAAGACGGGCATTCCGCGATCGCATTTCGCCGCCCTCGGCCGCTTCGGATACAATGGCCTCCTGCATGAAGAACGATTCGGCGGATCGGATGCCGATCACGTAACGACGATGCTCGCCGAGATCGAGCTTGCCGCCGTCTGCGGTTCGACCTTCTTCAGCGTCGGAGCGTCGGCGGGGTTATACGGCATCCCCCTTCGATTTCACGGAACGGAAGCGCAGAAAGAACGGCTGCTTCCGGCGCTGATTAAAGGCGAACTGATCGGCTGCCTCTCTGTTACCGAACCGCAGGCCGGCTCGGACGTGCAGGCCATTGAAAGCGCGGCGGTGAATCACAACGGAACGATCTTGCTTAAAGGACGCAAGACCTATATTACGAACGCACCGATGGCCGACCGCAGCCTCGTTCTGGCCCGCTACCATGACGGCAACCGTGACCGTGGCCTGACGCTTTTCGACGTAGATCTGAACGCAGAGGGCGTACATCGCAGCCGTCCGTTCGAGAAGATGGGGCTCCGCGGATCTAAGACCGGCGAGTTAACCTTCGACGACGTTTCGCTCACAGAAGATTCCATCGTCGGAACGCCCGGCCGCGGATTTCTCGCCGTCATGCAGGTCTTTGACGTCGAACGGCTTTCGATGGCCGCTTATGCGACGGGCGTTATGCGATCCTGCCTTGAAGATTCCCTGGCCTTTTCTCGCAGCCGCAAGGCCTTCGGCAAGCCGCTGTATAAACATCAGAGCGTCGCCTTCATGCTTGCCGATATGAAGACCGAACTTGATGCGACGATGCTGTATCTGCTTGAGACGGCCTATCTGTTTGATCGTGCGGGCGGCAAATCACGCCTCATCCACAACGGAGCGGTCGTTGATCTGAGCGCCCGGGCATCGGCCTTAAAGATACAGGCATCTGAGGCCGGCCGCAAAGTCGCTAACCTTGCCGTACAGATTCACGGCGGCGCCGGATACATGGAAGAGTACAGAGTATGTAGACTGTATCGAGATGTGCGCCTTGCCGAGATCGGCGGAGGCACGACAGAGATTCAAAAGCAGATCGTCGCCCGTGCCGAAGCAAAGCGGGTGAGCTGA
- a CDS encoding TetR/AcrR family transcriptional regulator, with product MEKGTKTTEKKGAAGEPRMKRRLPRVERRRERARKRILEIATERFVDVGLDRVRLEDVADEADISRATLYSHFASKEEILREVIRPVLEELIKAMKEKKAGTAQQGLDNLIEVYTAMWDENGDALTLALRYILHDPGDLAELVSKIQSQTDSVLRPLNSDGLLRMKTDLARNAFIQTAIVLLDVLKNESNREALFRESIRALVLKKG from the coding sequence ATGGAAAAAGGAACCAAGACAACAGAAAAGAAGGGTGCGGCCGGCGAACCGCGCATGAAAAGGCGACTGCCCCGTGTGGAACGCAGACGAGAGCGTGCACGCAAGCGCATTCTTGAGATTGCTACCGAACGCTTTGTAGACGTCGGTCTGGATCGTGTTCGTCTCGAAGATGTGGCCGACGAGGCCGATATCTCACGTGCGACGCTTTACAGCCACTTCGCATCGAAAGAAGAGATCCTCCGTGAGGTGATCCGCCCCGTTCTTGAAGAGCTCATCAAGGCTATGAAAGAGAAGAAGGCCGGTACCGCTCAGCAGGGCCTCGACAATCTCATCGAAGTCTATACGGCAATGTGGGATGAAAACGGCGACGCCCTTACGCTCGCGCTGCGTTATATTCTGCATGATCCGGGTGATCTTGCCGAGCTTGTCAGCAAAATCCAGAGTCAGACCGATTCCGTTCTGCGACCGCTCAATTCCGACGGGCTGCTGCGGATGAAAACCGATCTGGCACGCAATGCGTTCATCCAGACGGCCATCGTTCTGCTTGACGTTCTTAAAAATGAATCGAATCGCGAAGCGCTCTTCCGCGAGAGCATTCGTGCTCTTGTCCTGAAAAAGGGCTGA
- a CDS encoding AMP-dependent synthetase/ligase: MEKESLYHLVYQTTRTFSERPCYWVRLEKQEFAAVSYSSWRADMKRFQAYMIFELGLDHGDAVGLLCDNRYEWNLISLGLSTIGCVDVPRGCDATEQDILFILNHTECSVLIVENEKMLSKIADLIGELPHIRHILCIEGPKGFRNDRWELRFAEERSVKHSKAPDVKLHFLVDALDKGHALIRKHGEEFLRKRGLAIRPDDLATIIYTSGTTGTPKGVMLTHRNFCWEVAQVQLSTPLNEKDRAVIFLPPWHIAERVLELTLIACGASMANSSILHLAGDLQTIRPTLLVSVPRVWEQLYKRIMDGVRKQPEEKQKIFHMAVNVAGLHMDALDNLFDRIALIEEETPAQTWIRKGISVAVLLVTFWLNLPAQIVLKKVKDIFGGRLNYAISGAGALPGHIADFFRSVYIPIVDAYGMTETTAVSVMGRLPWPRRACVGPPLPGVHIQLRDEYGRIITRPGERGVAWHKGPHIMKGYYRAQDKTDEVLQDGWLNSGDLFAWTTTGEIRFTGRAKDTIVLAGGENVEPGPIELRLAASPYIAQVVVVGQDRKSLAALIVPHKDRVAEELTKVGHTAPEAMTEWDSDPHVREFFHELIKHSISAQNGFKAFEKVTHFAILGKEFEKGREMTETMKIKRNVVYDMYAGVMDRMYGEGHS; encoded by the coding sequence ATGGAAAAGGAGTCCCTCTATCATCTTGTATACCAGACGACGCGCACCTTCTCGGAGCGTCCGTGTTACTGGGTAAGGCTTGAAAAGCAGGAGTTTGCCGCCGTTTCTTACAGCAGCTGGCGAGCCGATATGAAACGCTTTCAGGCCTACATGATCTTCGAGCTCGGTCTCGATCATGGCGATGCGGTCGGCCTCCTCTGCGATAATCGATACGAATGGAATCTGATCAGCCTCGGCCTGAGCACTATCGGTTGCGTCGACGTTCCGCGCGGATGCGACGCCACCGAGCAGGATATCCTGTTTATCCTCAACCATACGGAATGCTCCGTCTTGATCGTCGAGAATGAGAAGATGCTCTCGAAGATCGCCGACCTGATCGGAGAGCTTCCTCACATCCGGCATATTCTGTGCATTGAAGGCCCGAAAGGCTTTCGCAACGATCGATGGGAGCTGCGCTTTGCCGAAGAACGCTCCGTCAAGCATTCGAAGGCCCCCGACGTAAAGCTGCATTTTCTGGTGGATGCACTTGATAAAGGGCATGCGCTGATTCGCAAGCACGGCGAGGAATTCTTGCGCAAGCGCGGCCTGGCCATCCGACCTGATGACCTTGCAACGATCATTTATACAAGCGGCACGACCGGAACGCCCAAAGGCGTCATGCTCACGCATCGCAATTTTTGCTGGGAGGTGGCGCAGGTTCAGCTCAGTACTCCGCTCAACGAAAAGGATCGCGCCGTTATCTTTTTACCGCCCTGGCATATCGCCGAACGTGTACTTGAACTGACCCTGATTGCATGTGGTGCAAGTATGGCGAATTCAAGCATCCTGCATCTGGCCGGTGATCTACAGACGATCCGGCCCACGCTTCTCGTCTCCGTTCCACGCGTCTGGGAGCAGCTTTACAAGCGTATCATGGACGGCGTGCGCAAACAGCCCGAAGAGAAGCAGAAGATCTTTCACATGGCCGTTAACGTGGCCGGTCTGCATATGGATGCTCTTGATAATCTATTCGATCGTATTGCTCTAATAGAAGAAGAAACACCTGCACAGACATGGATTCGTAAGGGTATATCTGTCGCTGTGCTGCTTGTTACGTTCTGGTTGAATCTTCCAGCGCAGATCGTTCTCAAAAAAGTTAAAGATATCTTCGGCGGGCGGCTCAACTATGCAATTTCGGGCGCCGGCGCTCTTCCAGGACATATTGCCGATTTCTTTCGTTCTGTCTATATTCCTATTGTGGACGCCTACGGGATGACAGAGACGACGGCCGTTTCGGTGATGGGCCGCCTTCCCTGGCCGCGTCGCGCCTGCGTCGGGCCGCCGTTGCCCGGAGTTCATATTCAGCTGCGGGACGAATACGGCCGCATCATCACGCGACCCGGTGAGCGCGGAGTCGCCTGGCATAAAGGCCCTCATATTATGAAAGGCTATTATAGAGCACAGGATAAGACCGACGAGGTTCTACAAGACGGATGGCTGAACTCGGGCGACCTTTTTGCCTGGACGACAACGGGCGAGATCCGTTTTACGGGAAGGGCAAAAGATACGATCGTGCTTGCCGGTGGAGAGAATGTCGAACCTGGCCCTATTGAGTTGCGACTGGCCGCCTCACCTTATATAGCGCAGGTCGTCGTTGTCGGGCAGGATCGTAAGAGTCTTGCCGCTCTGATCGTTCCGCATAAAGATCGTGTAGCTGAAGAATTGACAAAAGTCGGCCACACGGCTCCGGAAGCGATGACGGAGTGGGATTCTGACCCTCATGTGCGGGAGTTCTTTCACGAATTGATCAAACATTCCATATCGGCACAGAATGGATTCAAGGCCTTTGAAAAGGTTACACACTTTGCCATTCTCGGTAAAGAGTTTGAGAAGGGCCGTGAGATGACAGAGACGATGAAAATTAAACGAAATGTTGTTTACGACATGTATGCCGGTGTTATGGATCGTATGTACGGAGAAGGTCATTCTTAA